GGATGGTCGCCGTGCGCGGGACGCAGATCGTCGACGTTCCGATCGCCGAGGCGGTTGGCTCTCTCAAGACCGTCGGGCGCGAGTACTACGAGATGGCCCGGGTATTCTTCAGCTAGGAGGGTTCCGTGCGGGTCGCAATCAACGGGTTCGGCCGCATCGGGCGATTGGTCGTCCGGGCGGCGCTCAAGCGCAATGTCTCCTGCGATTTCGTCGCGGTGAACGACATCACCGACGCGAAGACGCTCGCTCATCTCCTGACCTACGACTCGGTGCACGGACCCTGGCCGGAGCGGTTCGAGGCGGGTGATGGCGGGATCAAGATCGGAGGGAAGACGATTCGGGCTCTCTGCGAGGCGAACCCGGCGGCACTTCCGTGGAAGGATATGGGCGTCGACGTCGTTCTCGAGTGCACCGGCAAGTTCACCGAGCGCGAGAAGGCGGCGGTGCACCTCCAGGCCGGAGCCAAGCGCGTCCTCATCTCCGCCCCGGGCAAGGGGGCCGACGCGACCTTCGTCATCGGCGTGAACGACAAGACGTTCGACCCGTCGAAGCATACGGTCGTCTCGATCGCCTCGTGCACGACCAACTGCCTGGCTCCGGTCGCCGCGACTCTCGACGAGGCCTTCGGGATCGAGCGGGGGCTGATGACGACCGTGCACGCTTACACGAGCGACCAGCGGCTCCACGACGCGCCTCACAAGGATCTCCGCCGCGCGCGCGCCGCCGCGCTCTCCGTGATCCCGACGTCGACCGGGGCCGCCAAGGCGATCGGCCTCGTGCTCCCCTCGCTTCAGGGGAAGCTCGACGGGATCGCGTTCCGCGTTCCCGTGGCGAACGGCTCGCTGGTCGACCTGACCGTGAACGTGTCGCGCCCCGCCTCGATTGCGTCCGTGAACCAGGCGATGCGGGAGGCCGCCGAGGGCCGCCTCAAGGGGATCGTCCAGTACTCCGAGGACCCCATCGTTTCCCAGGATATCGTCGGGAATCCGCATTCCGCGATCTTCGACGCGCCGCTCACGATGGTCTCCGGGGATCGTTTCGTGAAGGTCATGGCGTGGTACGACAACGAGTGGGGCTTCTCGAACCGGATGGTCGACGCGCTGCTCCTGCTCGGGCGATCGAAGTAGGCGGCGCTTCGTGAGTTTCCGCCGGTTGAACGAGCTCGAAGTATCCGGCCGGCGGGTCTTCGTCCGCGTCGACTTCAACGTCCCGCTCGGCCCCAAGGGCGAGGTCTCCGACGACAGCCGGATCGTCGCCTCCCTGCCGACCATTCGCTACCTGATCGGGAAGGGGGCCCGGCTCGTCCTCGCGTCGCACCTGGGACGCCCCAAGGGGAAGGTCGATCCCAAGCAGAGCCTCCGCCCCGTCCGCGACCTGCTGGAAAAATTCCTGCGCGCGCCGGTCGCGTTCTCGGAGGCGATCGTCGGACCCTCCGCGGAGGCCGCGTCGCGGGCCCTCTCGGACGGCGGCGTTCTGCTCCTCGAGAATCTGCGATTCGATCCCCGGGAAGAGGCGAACGATCCCGAGCTCAGCCGGGCCCTGGCCGCGCTCGCCGACGCCTACGTGGATGACGCATTCGGCGCGGCGCATCGGGCGCACGCTTCGATTGCGGGCATGACGAGCTATCTCTCCGATTGCGCGGCGGGCTTTCTCCTCGAGCAGGAGCTCAAGGCGCTGGGAAAGCTCCTCGCCGGGCCGGAACATCCATACGTCGCGATCCTGGGAGGCGCGAAGATCTCCGGAAAGATCGACGTGCTCCGGAATCTCCTGCCCCGCGTCGACCGCGTCGTCATCGGCGGCGGCATGATGTTCACCTTCCTTCGCGCGCGGGGATTGGCCACAGGGCGCTCGCTCGTAGAAGCCGATCGGATCCCCCTCGCCAAGGAGATCCTGGACGATTCCAGCCAAGCGCGGAAGATTCTCCTCCCGTCCGATTGCGTGGCCGCCGAGGACATCTCAGGAGCCGATCCCGGGCGGGTCGTCCCCGTGACCGCGATTCCAGAGGACCGCGCCGGCGTCGACATCGGGCCTGAGTCGCTGGCCTCGATCGCCGACGCGCTCGCGGAGGCGCGGACCATTTTCTGGAACGGCCCGATGGGCGTCTTCGAGGTGCCGCGGTACGCCGAGGGCACGATGCGGGTGGCCGTCGAGGTGGCGAAGGCGACCAAGCGCGGCGCCTTCACCGTCGTCGGTGGAGGGGACTCGCTGGCCGCGGTGAAGCGCGCGGGCGTGGACGGGCAGATCAGCCACTGCTCGACGGGCGGGGGAGCCTCCCTCGAATTTCTCGAAGGGAAGACCCTTCCCGGCGTCGCGGCGCTCGAAGCCTCGGCCAAAGCGAGGGCGCGATGAGCCCGGTCCTCGCGGGGAACTGGAAGATGAACCTCACGGTGGCCGAGGCGCGGGCGCTCTACGCCGGGATCGCCGACGCGCGGAAGCTTCACCCCGAAGTGACGACGATCGTCTTTCCGCCCTTCACGGCGTTGGCGCCCCTCGCCCAGGAGCGCGCGGGGGGCGGGCCGGCGCTCGGGGCGCAGAACTGCCACGCGGAGCCGCGGGGCGCCTTCACCGGGGAGGTCTCGGCCGAGCAGGTGCGCGACGCCGGCGCGGAGTACGTCCTGGTGGGCCACTCGGAGCGGCGGCGGCTCTTCTGCGAGAACGATCCGATCGCCCGCGCCAAGCTGGGCGCGGCGTGGAGGGCCGGGCTGACGCCGGTCCTCTGCATCGGCGAGACCCTGGCGGAGCGCGAGCGCCGCGAGACGCAGGATATCCTCGCGAGACAGCTCGCGCGGGCGCTGGAGGGAGCGCCCGCCCGGGCGCCGCTCTTGGTCGCCTACGAGCCGGTCTGGGCGATCGGCACGGGGGTCGTCGCGACGCCCGAGCAGGTGGCGGAGGCCCACGGCTGGGTGCAGGCGGAGCTCCGGAAGCTGGGCCGGATCGGGTCGCAGGCCTCGACGCCGGTCCTCTACGGCGGGAGCGTCGACCCCAAGAACGCCGGGTCCTTGGCGGGGCTACCGGAGGT
The sequence above is drawn from the Candidatus Eisenbacteria bacterium genome and encodes:
- the gap gene encoding type I glyceraldehyde-3-phosphate dehydrogenase, producing MRVAINGFGRIGRLVVRAALKRNVSCDFVAVNDITDAKTLAHLLTYDSVHGPWPERFEAGDGGIKIGGKTIRALCEANPAALPWKDMGVDVVLECTGKFTEREKAAVHLQAGAKRVLISAPGKGADATFVIGVNDKTFDPSKHTVVSIASCTTNCLAPVAATLDEAFGIERGLMTTVHAYTSDQRLHDAPHKDLRRARAAALSVIPTSTGAAKAIGLVLPSLQGKLDGIAFRVPVANGSLVDLTVNVSRPASIASVNQAMREAAEGRLKGIVQYSEDPIVSQDIVGNPHSAIFDAPLTMVSGDRFVKVMAWYDNEWGFSNRMVDALLLLGRSK
- a CDS encoding phosphoglycerate kinase, which codes for MSFRRLNELEVSGRRVFVRVDFNVPLGPKGEVSDDSRIVASLPTIRYLIGKGARLVLASHLGRPKGKVDPKQSLRPVRDLLEKFLRAPVAFSEAIVGPSAEAASRALSDGGVLLLENLRFDPREEANDPELSRALAALADAYVDDAFGAAHRAHASIAGMTSYLSDCAAGFLLEQELKALGKLLAGPEHPYVAILGGAKISGKIDVLRNLLPRVDRVVIGGGMMFTFLRARGLATGRSLVEADRIPLAKEILDDSSQARKILLPSDCVAAEDISGADPGRVVPVTAIPEDRAGVDIGPESLASIADALAEARTIFWNGPMGVFEVPRYAEGTMRVAVEVAKATKRGAFTVVGGGDSLAAVKRAGVDGQISHCSTGGGASLEFLEGKTLPGVAALEASAKARAR
- a CDS encoding triose-phosphate isomerase, with amino-acid sequence MSPVLAGNWKMNLTVAEARALYAGIADARKLHPEVTTIVFPPFTALAPLAQERAGGGPALGAQNCHAEPRGAFTGEVSAEQVRDAGAEYVLVGHSERRRLFCENDPIARAKLGAAWRAGLTPVLCIGETLAERERRETQDILARQLARALEGAPARAPLLVAYEPVWAIGTGVVATPEQVAEAHGWVQAELRKLGRIGSQASTPVLYGGSVDPKNAGSLAGLPEVDGFLVGGASLNAPGFLAIAGALGAAAAHRPGPD